The following are encoded together in the Thalassomonas haliotis genome:
- a CDS encoding winged helix-turn-helix domain-containing protein: MFSLYLSLPVLCLIVMSAAVKKYRFLHWEFDCQQDSLRHVDEQVSQKLEPQAAALLLLLIENREKVFSKEELSRALWPDTVVEENSVYQLLTKLRKVLRDPPKQAQIIKTFPKKGYRLICEVKRCEAGESGTQSDEKIREQLAVPQEPENTSGGKQATNKKQEKRFQLTLITVFFLLLGFTAIAYFSIQSPQETPVNYSSLELTTALGLESWPAAHPLDGSIVYIKDGHQLWRKGKNTYAEQIFESPDRLFYPAWSIKGDNIALWQLKNTECLLTVRDKQGNELTRSPLVRCDYVGRLLWLDDNRLLAIYRTAGLYRVFQYDVPAGTFTEIPLVLNEGERLRTVVKAWQDKIFYITVDANYHSRLIDKSGIAYLSWDYPVKFAAFDSKQQRLLINDKSKHQGLSSFTLDGQQQNIAQTARGIFSAIAADHQGNLYATVENWQVNIRDKDNLPVFSSTSLDYLPVSNALGETAFMSRRGGFCQIYLHEEGKVKQLSHFNNYDKVKFVRWSPDLSLILTNRDNSAYIYNRNGLVNSFALVTPDLPVSFGWLSKDKIYSFDGDYLRYYLLSGQKVAEFQLDADNVFYQADKQLWWLFNNNRLYAVGGELLDTAQLTEQLKLSGQQGSKISDIRMVGNRMYWKSRSDHQDFIWQYQLNDSAPALIKRGRFIWNYDVNSGFELSVAVKEHIEGNIRFYKSH; the protein is encoded by the coding sequence ATGTTCAGCCTTTATCTTTCTTTACCTGTTTTATGCCTGATCGTGATGTCTGCAGCCGTTAAAAAATATCGCTTTTTACACTGGGAATTTGATTGTCAGCAGGACAGTCTCAGGCATGTCGACGAGCAGGTCAGCCAAAAACTTGAACCCCAGGCGGCGGCTTTACTGCTGTTGCTGATTGAGAACCGGGAAAAGGTTTTCTCCAAAGAAGAATTGAGCCGGGCCTTATGGCCGGATACTGTAGTGGAAGAAAACAGTGTTTATCAGTTGCTGACCAAATTGCGTAAAGTGCTCAGGGATCCGCCGAAACAGGCGCAGATTATTAAAACTTTTCCGAAGAAGGGTTATCGCCTTATTTGTGAGGTCAAGAGGTGCGAGGCAGGGGAAAGCGGGACACAAAGCGATGAAAAAATAAGAGAGCAGTTAGCAGTTCCGCAAGAACCGGAAAATACTTCAGGAGGTAAACAGGCAACAAATAAAAAGCAGGAAAAACGCTTTCAGTTAACCTTGATTACGGTTTTTTTCCTGTTGCTGGGTTTTACCGCTATTGCCTACTTTTCCATTCAATCACCGCAAGAAACACCTGTTAATTATTCTTCGCTAGAGCTGACCACGGCGCTCGGGCTGGAAAGTTGGCCTGCAGCTCATCCCCTTGATGGCAGCATTGTTTACATCAAAGATGGCCATCAGCTATGGCGCAAAGGGAAAAATACTTATGCCGAACAGATATTTGAAAGCCCGGACAGGTTGTTTTATCCGGCCTGGTCAATAAAGGGCGATAACATTGCCTTGTGGCAGTTGAAAAATACCGAGTGTTTATTAACCGTTAGGGATAAACAAGGCAATGAGCTCACCCGCTCCCCCCTGGTTAGATGTGACTATGTCGGGCGCTTGCTCTGGCTTGACGATAACCGCCTGCTAGCTATTTACCGAACAGCCGGGTTATATCGGGTCTTTCAATATGATGTGCCGGCAGGAACATTTACCGAGATCCCCTTGGTGCTCAACGAGGGAGAGCGCCTGAGAACTGTTGTAAAAGCCTGGCAGGACAAGATTTTTTATATCACAGTAGATGCAAATTACCACAGCCGTTTGATCGACAAATCCGGTATCGCTTATTTAAGCTGGGATTATCCGGTGAAATTCGCCGCTTTCGACAGTAAACAGCAGAGATTATTGATTAACGATAAATCCAAACACCAGGGATTAAGCAGTTTCACACTCGACGGCCAGCAGCAAAATATTGCCCAAACCGCCCGGGGGATTTTTTCCGCCATTGCCGCCGACCACCAGGGAAACTTGTATGCTACGGTAGAAAACTGGCAGGTTAATATCCGGGATAAAGATAATCTGCCGGTATTTTCCAGCACCAGCCTGGATTATCTTCCGGTCAGTAATGCCCTGGGGGAAACCGCCTTTATGTCGCGACGCGGCGGCTTTTGCCAGATTTACCTGCATGAAGAGGGTAAGGTAAAACAACTATCGCACTTTAATAATTATGATAAGGTAAAGTTTGTCCGCTGGAGTCCTGATTTAAGCTTGATTTTAACTAACCGTGATAACAGCGCCTATATCTATAACCGTAACGGCCTGGTAAACAGCTTTGCCCTTGTCACCCCTGATTTACCCGTCAGTTTCGGTTGGCTCAGCAAAGATAAAATTTATAGTTTTGACGGTGACTACCTCAGGTATTATTTGTTATCAGGGCAGAAAGTTGCTGAATTTCAACTCGATGCAGACAATGTGTTTTATCAGGCCGATAAACAGCTGTGGTGGCTATTTAACAATAACCGCCTGTATGCGGTTGGCGGTGAGTTATTAGATACGGCACAATTGACCGAACAGCTAAAATTATCCGGACAGCAAGGCAGTAAGATCTCCGATATCCGTATGGTTGGCAATCGCATGTACTGGAAAAGCCGCTCCGATCACCAGGATTTTATCTGGCAATATCAACTCAATGATTCTGCACCTGCACTTATTAAGCGCGGCAGGTTTATCTGGAATTATGATGTTAATAGCGGTTTTGAATTATCGGTGGCGGTAAAAGAACATATCGAGGGCAATATCCGGTTTTATAAAAGTCATTAA
- a CDS encoding M48 family metallopeptidase yields MSNPSPLPAKAIRTQQPWLVIALAALLVCAVAGYKLYSSIIPMSAQYLAEKIPQTIYQEIGEHGLKSMDESTFSASELSENKKQQINELFDSTIEKLQLQPDAYQLKFRSWQEGANAFALPGGAIIITDDLVEKMQTNEQLAAIILHEVGHIKQNHNMQNMIRTSLFYISLSVIFGDLSLVSDLLIEASVMGVNLSYSREFENEADAFSATSMRSIYGDVSALKQAMELLHQDSEQQSGEQDSSKPGNSWLSTHPGLAERLQTISAFE; encoded by the coding sequence ATGTCGAATCCCAGTCCCTTGCCAGCTAAAGCTATAAGAACACAGCAGCCCTGGCTGGTTATTGCCCTGGCGGCGCTGCTGGTGTGTGCGGTTGCCGGTTATAAGCTCTATAGTTCGATTATCCCTATGTCGGCACAATATCTGGCGGAAAAAATCCCGCAGACGATTTATCAGGAAATAGGTGAGCATGGTTTGAAGTCCATGGATGAATCGACTTTTTCTGCCTCTGAACTGTCTGAGAATAAAAAACAGCAGATCAATGAGTTATTTGACTCTACTATTGAAAAATTGCAGTTACAGCCGGATGCCTATCAGCTGAAATTCAGGAGTTGGCAGGAGGGGGCCAATGCCTTTGCCTTGCCCGGTGGCGCTATTATTATCACCGACGACTTAGTTGAAAAAATGCAGACTAATGAGCAATTAGCCGCGATTATCCTGCATGAAGTCGGCCATATAAAACAAAATCATAACATGCAAAATATGATACGGACCTCTTTGTTTTATATTTCCCTGTCGGTTATTTTCGGTGATTTAAGTCTGGTATCCGATCTCTTGATAGAAGCCTCGGTGATGGGCGTAAACCTGAGCTATTCTCGGGAATTTGAAAATGAAGCGGACGCCTTTTCTGCGACAAGCATGCGCAGCATCTATGGGGATGTTTCTGCACTGAAACAGGCCATGGAATTGCTGCATCAAGATAGCGAACAGCAAAGTGGTGAGCAGGACAGCAGCAAGCCCGGAAACAGCTGGCTCAGTACTCACCCGGGGCTGGCTGAACGGTTACAGACCATCAGCGCCTTCGAATAA
- the yidD gene encoding membrane protein insertion efficiency factor YidD: MVKGLALAAIRRYQRGGGSLKYFNLECNFEPSCSEYTYQAIDKYGLVKGVKLGWNRITRCNDPDCVKKHKDPLL; this comes from the coding sequence TTGGTTAAAGGCCTTGCTTTAGCTGCCATCCGAAGATATCAGCGCGGTGGCGGCTCCCTCAAATATTTTAATCTTGAATGTAATTTTGAACCTTCATGCTCAGAATACACCTATCAGGCGATCGATAAATATGGCCTGGTGAAAGGAGTAAAACTGGGCTGGAACAGAATTACACGCTGTAACGATCCCGATTGCGTTAAAAAGCATAAGGATCCTTTATTATAA
- a CDS encoding DUF4177 domain-containing protein, which translates to MSNYDEFKVLHIVEGGCGTLLLGASGLPIKKIESTLNEEAANGWQVVFQVIEKKRFMLFWTREALLVTLGRKLG; encoded by the coding sequence ATGTCAAATTACGACGAGTTTAAAGTTTTACATATAGTTGAAGGCGGCTGCGGTACCTTATTGTTAGGGGCGAGCGGACTTCCGATCAAAAAAATAGAATCAACCTTAAATGAAGAAGCTGCCAACGGTTGGCAGGTAGTGTTTCAGGTTATCGAGAAAAAGCGCTTTATGCTGTTCTGGACCCGAGAAGCCCTGCTGGTAACCTTAGGCCGTAAACTTGGTTAA
- a CDS encoding TM2 domain-containing protein, with protein MNMDELKQEEDALRQRVTALPVEKRKAYYALEKTRIKDPDNYAVLNYFFVAGLHHFYLGKTLFGFLNLIGMLIGLLFIETFGIFIFLAIIVIELPQLFRSQRIVYRYNNNVMRQTLEDVESQSLAS; from the coding sequence ATGAATATGGATGAACTCAAGCAAGAAGAAGATGCCTTAAGGCAGCGGGTCACCGCACTACCGGTAGAAAAACGCAAAGCCTACTACGCCTTAGAAAAAACACGAATCAAAGATCCCGACAATTACGCCGTGTTAAATTACTTTTTTGTTGCCGGCCTGCATCACTTTTATTTGGGCAAAACCCTGTTTGGTTTTTTAAACCTGATCGGCATGCTTATCGGCCTGCTTTTCATCGAAACCTTCGGTATTTTCATTTTTTTAGCCATTATCGTGATCGAATTGCCGCAGTTATTTAGAAGCCAGCGCATTGTCTATCGGTACAATAATAATGTTATGAGGCAAACGCTCGAAGATGTCGAATCCCAGTCCCTTGCCAGCTAA